cactgccctcagGGGGGCTGCCATGCGTGCGGCCCTGGACCTACCCGCCAGTGGGTGCCGCTGGCTCGGAGGgccgccccctgggggtgggtctGGCACCCATGCGCACGTCCGGCAGGCTTGTGTTCAGCCAGCGCTCGGGGTTGGTGCCCATCAGCCTGGCCGCCATAATGGCATCCGTGGCTTTGgcgccgccctgccatggcgggcCATTCCAGGGAGGCGGCCCTGTtgtccccatgcccccccccttctcccccccttcccgaACATGAAAGCCCTCCCCCTCGCTCCCAGTCACGGCCGTGCCCATCCCAACTGACGTAGGTCCCCCCACACGCCGGTCCCTTGCCTCATACGCCCGCattgtcagccagcacgactggctgccgATTTTTATtggcaggttagaacggcgcaggCGTGACCTCGGGTCATGCCGTtgggcttcggcccatccgggccgcagaTGATGCTACACTCTCAGAGATAGCAGAAAAATTAGAGGAAAAATATACTGCCCTGTAGTACTTCTTTACACTGCTGCGTAGTGTTGCTAAATTTGGGAGCAAATGAAATCATTGACTCCTACTGAAGAGATAAAAATTAAGTTTAAGATGAGAAAAAATGTGCTTGTTTGAGGTAACAAACAGCATTTCTGCTTGGATGGTTGTTACTCACCAGTGACAGCTAAATATAAGGTAGATTAAAGTCATTGTGTTGCAGTGTATTTAGGCcaaatgtggtgaatcataaatTAATAGGAAGCAAACAAGCAATTGTTATCATTCTGGTTAAGGAACAAAATCTATTGATACACGCCCTTCCTTCAAAGCATATTTATCATCAATACCATTCTTAGGAGGCAAGGTTGAATGTGTTGAAAATAAAACTCCGCTTAATTTGATCTCCGACATGCAGAGCTCCTGATTGACAACACACCATCAGGGATTATTCTGATTGGCCAAATGTTTTCCTCACATGGAGCAAGGGAAATTGGAGAGTGAGTCACCCTGTCGACTTGTGCATCATTTCATGGCTATATGAAGATTGGCACTCACTAAACTCCCCGTGAGCAGATTGGCTGCCTCACCCTTCAGCCAGTAAATTCTATACAATACAGAGGGAAATTAAACGAGCAGGAAATTAAAGAAAAGAGGCAAATAATACGACTAATGTACATTTTACAGAGATGTTGAACTATCTATTTACTCACATTAGTATCAGTGGGTGCTGGGGGGCTCTGCTGATAATCAGCTGGCAGCAAAAAGTAGATAATGTAGTTCTTGAATTCCATTATTCCTTCATTTTGAGGTATTTGAAGCAGAACAGGAGCTGTCATGTTGATATGTTTGCCTGTGTTCAAATAACACCGTTAATGCTTGTTCATATTGGGGACTCTGCCGATATGCTGCTGTAATTTGGTGGGAGATTGTCAGAAATCTGAAAAAATGGGTAAATGTTGAAGTTACAGTAAAAGATCGAGATACCCCATGTGTATCTTGTCGTCTTTATACCCTGTTAGTATAGAGACCTATATGGGAAAAACGTGAAGCACAAGACACAAATATGTTTAATAGCATAGAATACAAAATAATGTCCATCAAGCAGTGATGTGTGACTCCCTTTCTCATCACCTTTGTCCTTTTTCATCACCTTTGTCCTTTTTTTCTGATCTATATTGGCTGCCTGTCCTGGGATGCCTTCACTTGAAAATCTCAGCCTTTGCTTTAGCTCCCGCCAATCCTCACCCTCACCGTAACTCTGCAATGTGCTCCAGCTCTACATTTCTACtctctcagctcccccccccccccccccacacacacacacacacacacacaccccaagcaCCCTACTCTGATTCCACTCAATCATCTGTTTGCTCACAATTGATGACAGAGCCTTCAATGGCCTTGGCTCCAACTCGTTGGAATTCCTTTCTTAAACCTTTCCGTATTtctacccctccctctctcatcaATATATTTCTCTTTATTTGACCTAAACTGAACTTCCAATCCTGCATCTGACTTTTTTCCAAGATTAAGTTCTTTCACCTGCAATGTCATTCTTCTTTGTTTCACTCCACTGCGACTGAAACCCTCAACCAACGATCAATAGCTAGAATGGATAAAATTGCTTTCGAGGCTCAGTTTATTCTGTCATGTGAATCGCTAGATTTCCTTGTTATAAATTTCAGGTCCACCCAAGATTCTTCATGTATTGAAACAGATTGTCCTAATAGACTTCTTTCACTCTTTAAAAGAGCATTTGGCCATTTAATAAGTGATATTCAATTTACCTCCAGTCTGCACCGTTTCCAATTTTACTTGAAACGTCCTTATCCCTCTTCATTTTATGGATACTGGTATGATAATTAATCATAAATAATGTTAATTTTTTTGCAGAATGTCAGGAAACAAGTAGTTTTAAGTAATTTGTATTTATGGGCAATAGAAACAAGGCAAAGCTGACAGTGAGTTTCATGTAAGAAAGAGTTAAAACTTTGGTTAACTTCACGATACAAAAAGGTCCTTGtggattttgatttcatttcaaactgtgcCTATATTGTAATTAAGGGTTAACAACGTGAAAGGAAACAGGGTTTAAAGAAAGACAGGGCCAAGACTTAGCAACCAGGGGCTCACACCAAAAAGCATAAGCACGTGTGGTTCAGTTGGAACCGGGGCAGGATTCTGTCAGCCCGGGTCCtggccgtccacacctgctctgggccggcaggacctcggcatggaagggttggggcggcctgttgggggaggaggggttccgaccccggggggggggggggggggggggggggggggggggagtggagggggggagggagggggggtggcctgacctgcgatcagggcccaccgatcgtggctgggggcctcctttcctacacgccAGCCCTTGTAGTCCTGCGCcgtgttgcgttggggccggcgcgttgaagcaagccactgcgcatgtgcgtgttggcgtcggcgacactgcgcatgcgcggatcccgcagcgcccagtttgcaccgagatcagcagctggagcggcgttaaCCACtctagtgctgtgctggccccctgtaggggccagaattagtcgtggggtcggcccattcacgccgtcgtaaaacgcgaagGCGTTTATGacagcatggacactctgccgcgggattagagaatcccaccccaggtatcTGCGAAgaaagcagctctcacagcagaGATGCAGGGCAATGGAGTAAGGTGCAGACAGCAAGTCCCAGAAGCTAAAGAACAGATAGTTTGAGAACCCAGGGAATGAAAGAGAAGTCCCAGGATGATTGAAGTCAAAGGGACAAAGAACTGGAATCTGAACAAAGTACTGGTCACTGAAGTTAAAGAAAGGGCAGAGAGAGCCTCCCCATAAAAGAAAGTGCTGAAAGGTGCAGACCTGGTGAAGTCAGCTAGTGCAAAGCCATACATCTGGAGTAATCCTAAATCGGTGACACCTTAATACAGCCGGGAAGCAGCGGTGTTCTGGTGGCTTGGTTGGGTACCTGAATGATTGTGTGGATGATTGAATGCACATGGCACTCCAGAGCAGAgcaatactgaaaggagagattgGAATCGCGGAATTTGGTCCTGGGTGCAGGCATCTGAGAGAAACGATTGTTTGTGAGAAGATTCCTGGGTGTATTTCTTCGAGAGTGGAATTTCAAAACACGCGGGTGGaagtcaggggtgggattctctcagcctggggccgggctggagaatccccgcgaccaggcCACACCGCTCCGAAGCTGGTACGTGATTCTACCAGTTcgtgccgggatctgcagctggagcgaaccgctccagcgccatgctgctCCCCTTTAGGGGctagaattagtcctggcagtggcccgttcacaccgtcgtaaaacgtgaCGGCCATTACGACTGCGTGGGCTGCGGGATGAGAGACTCCCGCCCCAGATTCCAGGgagaccagttggctcacagtgtgatTAGCATCTGGGGGTAGTcgatgagaaatccacagaagttgtATTGGGTGGGATATGCCACTTGgcttcagagtgtggtgtgtctgaccacagttggccTGTGGGTTTACGTGGACTGTGTACTTCCTGAGAACATTATAGTATGAGATTGATTTTGCAACTTGTGTTTTTCTTTAAAATCTGTACATCTGTGAAGCAGTATTGTATTATAGTCTTTTAATgtctaataaatgttttattattttgttaaacGTTAATTAGCAGTCCTGCAACTCTGATCATCCACAAAAATCAAAAGTTACAGTCTGTTGAGCCGGGTTCCATTCTGAGATCTGACTGCCCAGTTGTAGCATCAGCTGGGATCGTAGCAATACAAAGGCACTGGTTAATTGGATTTTGCTATTCAATTGGAACAgctgagggggaattcattaagtgttatgtacatagattactgtagctgtgtggtgcctTTAtgcttgtaattgataaaaattcttgctgtgtttatatatgttaactacattcttagaataaaccttgttttgattaaagtgtccaggAAGTCTGAAGAATCAAACCTGcagtgaaggcttttgtgctcttcccagccaaattcaacataaaggttataggtcaggtgaacttcataatacacttgagtttctaagccctggcccataacaaaatccaattaaaccaaaaccccttttcaaggacgTGGCCCAGCACCCTTTATTCTCACTTGACTGGGACTGGTGCagtccctgagattctgatccaggtCCAACCAGCAGTTTCAAACACCTTCCGGGAAGCAACTATATCTTTCAAGTGACCGAGGCAGTTAGCCACAACCAATATGtttttcactggaacagcttttaaaatgaaaacagagaaaaacatGGGGAAACACGTCTTcctccttctgcagtccaaagcagtcaaactgaaactgaaatcctctctcacctgacagccacagcccaatgtgctgCAAATCAAATGATaagagactaaacctttcttaaagggacattcacatgacaaaGTGAATTGTTCAAAACCTGCTGTGTGTAATGTATCCTTCACAAATACCGGCTCCCCATCGTTATTGACCTTCATTGATTTCTGATACATCTACTTCTCAAGTGCAAAATTCTTATCATTGTTTTCAAATTAACTTGTAGTCTTACCATCATAAGCCCCTTTGGCCTATAACCAGCCCAAGCTATCTTTTACTCTGATTACCGGAAGTTGGGAATCGCTTTCTCCTATTTCTGAACTATTGGTGATTGCGGCTTCAGCCTCTTGGGTCCCATTTTCTGGAATTACCCCCTCTAAAGCCGCCTGCCTTTTCACAgtactgatgacaccaccgtagtgggtcgcatttcaaacaatgacgagacagagtacaggaatgagatagagaatctggagaATTGGTGTGACgataataatctctccctcaatgtcagcaaaacgaaggagattgtcattgacttcaggaagcgtagtggagaacatgcccctgtctacatcaatgggaacgaagtagaacgggtcgagagcttcaagtttttaggtgtccagattaccaacagccCGAACAGGTCTCCCCATGCCAacaatatagttaagaaagcccaccaacgactctactttctcagaagactaaggaaatttggcatgtcagctacgactctcaccaacttttacagatgcaccatagaaagcattctttctggttgtatcacagcttggtatggctcctgctctgcccaagaccacaggaaactacgaaaggttgtgaatgtagcccagaccatcacgcaaaccagcctcccatccattgactctgtctataattcccgctgcctcagaaaggcagccagcataattaaggaccccacgcactctggacatactctcttccaccttcttccatcaggaaaaagatacaaaagttttaggtcacgtaccaaccgactcgagaacagcttcttccctgctgccatcagacttttggatggacctacctcgtattaagttgatcttatcTCTACATCCCCATTATGAATgttacattacattctgtagtctctccttccttccctatgtctgtatagcatgcaagaaacacttttcactgtatactaatacatgtgacaatagtaAATCAATTCAAATCAAACCTTAACCCTGCTACTTTAAGATCCCCTTTGAAACATATCTTCTTCTTATTGTCAGAACACTAGCATAACCTTACTAGTAATTATGAAAAGTGCTTTAAACTGACCATCAAAAAAATCAACTACCTCCCATGAGAAtggttttgtttattttttggGATGGTATTCTCCCTCCAATTTTCTCGGTCCCTGGTTGAGCAGGTGGACAACCTGGTCTCGGGTTTTATCAGCTATGGAACAAGTCATCAGGAAATGTGTAAGAATGACCTTCAGTGAGTGCCCTTGAATGTCTCCTCCCTCTGGAGAAGCTCCAGCAGCCTCTTCCCTCAAACAACACTCCTGACAACACAGGCAAATATTGAAGTGCTTTTCCAAAGGTGTTGTGAGATAAAAGGTGTTGTTTCCAAACTTTGAAGGAGAGCTTTATTTGGAAGTAATTATCACAGTTGAAATGGTTGTCGTGTTAAATAAAATTTTTGTCCTCTTATTTGTACCTTCTGCATTGTTGCCCTCAATGTACTGAAAGATCCTTGTGAATCCTTGATAGCCAGCAAATTCCATAATGAGGGACGTAACGTTGGTCGCAACCCATTTTGAAGCATTATAATGACGGACCTGCACGTGAAGCAGCAAAGATAAACAATGGTTAAACACTAAGCAGCTGATTTAACTCATAGCTACTCCAGCTACATAGCCTGAACGAAATATGTTACAATTCAAACCCCAAAGGTCTCCCACTAAACCATTATAGTTTTGTTTCCTACACCCGTTATTTTTATGATTATTTCAGCGTAAGTGCTAGTTTAGACCAAATTTCAACTGTTTTTTGTTGTCTGGATCCACACCCTCTAGATACTAGATTGAGATTGCTCAATCTCATTCCATATAGGTTGCTTACATCTGGCAGAGAATGTAAACCTTTGCTCACCAGTCTGGTCTGGATTAAATTAAAATCCCATACAATTGTGAAAGAACAGTGTCGTCACCCAAGCaactaatgggcagcacggtagcacagcggttagcacagttgcttcacagttccagggtcccgggttcgattcctggcttgggtcactgtctgtgcggagtctgcacattgtccccgtgcctgcgtgggtttcctctgggtgctccaacaatccaaagacgtgcaggttaggtggattggccacactatattgcccttaggttaggtggggttactggtttatggggatagggtggaggtgagggcttaagtggggtgctctttccaagagccggtgcagactcgatgggccaaatggccccctgcactgtaaattctatgaaattaacaCTGCCCTTTTAGGTGTCATCAGTAATTAGTGGATACATACATTCTTCAGCAATCGTTTATTGGCTGCATTGTGCCTATTTTTTTGAAGATTTAATGAAATGACTACTGATCAAATCCAATAACTCTTCATCAAGTTCTCTTTGTTCAGGATAAGCAACAAACACCAAAAAGCCCATCCCATTTTGGGTGTATACACTATCAGCTTTGTGCTTGATATACATTTATCTATTTATTCTAGAATTGAGAATTAGTTCTGAACTTTGCTTCTCACCTCATAATCCGGGGTTTCACAAACAAGATCATAGCTGAAACATTCGTTTACTTCTTTGCATTGAGCTGGTTTAGAATAACTGTTCAAAGAGAAATAAAAGAACAAAAGAAGAATAATTAGAAGCAAATATTATCCTAACCATTCTTTATCATAGTTATTGTATCTACATTCTCTGTTGGGTTAAGTAATGGTTCAATTTTTAACAGATACGCTATTAAAGCTGCTCAATGatatataagacataggagcagaattaggccattcggcctatcaagtctccccgccattcaatcatggctgatatttttctcatccccattctcctgcatacTCCTCATAACCTCtggtctccttattaatcaagaacctataatctctgtcttaaaaacattcagtgatttggcctccacagccttctgcagtaatAAGTTCCACAGAttaatcaccctctggctgaagaaattcctcctcgtcttgtTTTTAAAGAACCGTGCCTTCAATTTGagtctgtgccctcgggttctagtttttgctACTAGTGGAaagatcctctccacgtccactctatccaggcctgtccgtgtcctgtaagtttcaataagaacccccctcatccttctgaactccaatgagtacagacccagagtcctcaaaggctcctcatgtgacaagcttttcattccagtgatcattcttgtgaacctcctctggaccctttccaaggccagcatatccttccttagatacggggagcacaattgctcacaatattccaaatgggtctgaccagagccgtatatagcctcagaagtacatccctgtgggcagcacggtggtgcagtggttagcattgctgcctcatggagccgaggtcccaggttcgatcccggccccgggtcactgtccgtgtgaagtttgcacattctccccgtgtttgtgtgggtttcacccccacaacccaaagatgtgcagggtaggtggattggccacgctaaattgccccttgattggaaaaaaattaattaggtactctaaattttaaaaaaaagaagtacgtccctggtcttgtattctagccctctcgacatgaatgccaacacAGCATTTACCATGCTAACTGCCGACCGAGCCTGCACATAAAGTTATGaggtggaatcttaccatatCTTTTCAAAGAGTGCAATTTTGAGCCCGTGTTAGCCGCGTGCGGGATCGCTGTCAGGGGTGCAAAGTCTGGAGAGAAGTGGAAAATGTAAATCTAGCCGGCAAGATCACAGTTCCCCCGCCCCCTCGCCAGCGGAGTAACATGAAAAACAGCGCGTGAGcccaggaacctcattttaatagatTAGCATGTCATTAGCCAGCACTTACTATGGGACTTACCCCCTCACTGAATGTAAGGGCCCTTCCCTTTGATTCCTTTaattcctatttcttttattttgtctttatcgTCTTCAGAGGACGACTGCTTGTCAGGAATTTGAACCTCAAATTCAAGAAGCAATGTGAAGACAAAAGGGGATAAGCTGCATGGAAGGTCAAGCCAACTGGTTATGGAGGGTTGACTGTCGGGGATTAGTGTCAGGGTAGAAGGCTGTTACAGAAACATGGATCGTTTAATCTGCAGCCCTTGTGAATGAGGGTGCCATGTAAAGATGGGGTGGACATGCTAATTTGGGTCTTCACATGAATTAGGTCTGCCTTGCCTGTGACAAGAGGCAGCCAATTGTCTGATCAGCTCCCTAACCCTTCCTTGGTGAGTCAATTATGTCAATTAAGTCAGCACAGCAATATACGTGGGTGCCACTGTTTGGAGCCATGTTCTTGACCCTTTGGAAGTGTTGGCCCAAGCACTACCGTCCAATGTTCATGCTG
This DNA window, taken from Scyliorhinus canicula chromosome 25, sScyCan1.1, whole genome shotgun sequence, encodes the following:
- the LOC119957196 gene encoding heme-binding protein 2-like, with amino-acid sequence MHCTRLIIFLLLSLTEAGFSYSKPAQCKEVNECFSYDLVCETPDYEVRHYNASKWVATNVTSLIMEFAGYQGFTRIFQYIEGNNAEGKHINMTAPVLLQIPQNEGIMEFKNYIIYFLLPADYQQSPPAPTDTNIYFIDFPDMYTYVKSFSGWLLAWNSKFNASKLRQQLNNAGEHYDSNYYYGACYNSPKTLVDRHNEVWYIAEGAPVCP